Part of the Pseudomonas sp. Leaf58 genome is shown below.
TCGACCCGCAACTGGTTGGCAATGGTCTCGATCTGCTCGATCAACGGTTTGGCCGGTGGGCACAGCACAATTTTCTTCGCCCGCCGGTCCTCCAGCACCGCCTGCCGGCGCACCAGCCCTTGGGCTTCCAGGCTGTCGAGCAGGCGCGCCAGGGTCGGGCCTTCGACGCCGACGCTCTGGGCCAACTCACGCTGGGTCGGGGCTTCTTCGAAACGGGCCAGGTGCAACAACACCAGCCAGCGCGCCTGGGACAGGTTGAGCCCGGCCAGGCGGCGGTCCAGTTCGGCACGCCAACCCCGGGACATCTGGGC
Proteins encoded:
- a CDS encoding MarR family transcriptional regulator; the protein is MPLTDNQHRFGMQLAQMSRGWRAELDRRLAGLNLSQARWLVLLHLARFEEAPTQRELAQSVGVEGPTLARLLDSLEAQGLVRRQAVLEDRRAKKIVLCPPAKPLIEQIETIANQLRVELFTGVDEADLQVCMRVHAKILANLEKS